A stretch of the Synechococcus sp. WH 8016 genome encodes the following:
- a CDS encoding trans-aconitate 2-methyltransferase yields MNTPPSDVATPVVSDFYDRFPYPADPLQDGPPPGYNWRWCHDSVLAAVKGGLKAQDSKEGVIRILDAGCGTGVSTDYLCHLNPGAEILAVDISAGALDVARERLRRSGGAEQVRSLRQEQRSLLDLQDEGVFDYINSVGVLHHLRDPLAGLKALGQRLAPQGILHLFLYADAGRWEIHRTQKALELLDAGTGSDGLRLGRELFSDLPETNRLRRTHDQRWALDTQADANFADMYLHPQETSYDLGRLMALIKASGLYFAGFSNPSVWDPARLLKGELLSRAQALSPADQWALVEQLDPDISHFEFFVSAQPIEPWRWPNDKTLLQASGRRQSCLWGWPSKSMLGPDLEPISISDEELSLLRLVDENPDVPLGILSGDPTTASLARGLMSKKLLLLEANDALLSGIT; encoded by the coding sequence ATGAACACTCCTCCCTCGGATGTGGCGACCCCTGTGGTGAGCGACTTTTATGACCGCTTCCCCTATCCAGCAGACCCCCTTCAAGACGGCCCGCCTCCTGGATACAACTGGCGCTGGTGCCACGACAGCGTGCTCGCTGCGGTGAAGGGAGGGCTCAAAGCTCAGGATTCCAAAGAGGGTGTGATTCGCATCCTTGATGCGGGGTGTGGCACAGGAGTCAGTACGGACTACCTCTGTCACCTCAACCCGGGCGCAGAGATTTTGGCCGTGGATATCAGTGCGGGAGCACTCGATGTGGCGCGGGAGCGCTTGCGCCGTTCTGGAGGTGCTGAACAGGTCCGATCTCTACGACAAGAGCAGCGCAGCCTTTTGGATCTTCAAGATGAAGGTGTTTTTGATTACATCAATTCCGTAGGGGTTTTGCATCACCTGCGCGACCCGCTGGCTGGATTGAAAGCACTGGGACAGCGACTGGCTCCTCAGGGAATTTTGCATCTATTTCTCTATGCCGACGCTGGCCGTTGGGAGATTCACCGCACGCAGAAAGCTCTGGAGCTATTGGACGCTGGGACGGGTTCGGACGGATTGAGGTTGGGGCGTGAGTTGTTTTCAGACTTGCCTGAGACCAATCGCTTGCGCCGCACCCACGACCAACGTTGGGCGCTTGATACCCAAGCTGACGCCAACTTTGCCGATATGTATTTGCACCCTCAGGAAACCAGCTACGACCTCGGGAGGCTGATGGCCTTAATCAAGGCGTCGGGGCTTTATTTCGCTGGCTTCTCCAATCCTTCTGTCTGGGACCCCGCTCGATTGCTCAAGGGTGAATTGCTATCCCGTGCTCAAGCTCTATCGCCAGCGGATCAATGGGCACTGGTCGAGCAGCTCGACCCCGACATCAGCCACTTTGAGTTTTTTGTGAGCGCACAACCCATAGAGCCTTGGCGTTGGCCCAACGACAAAACGCTGCTCCAAGCGTCTGGTCGACGCCAGTCATGTCTGTGGGGGTGGCCTTCCAAAAGCATGTTGGGCCCAGATCTCGAACCCATCTCCATTTCAGATGAGGAATTGAGCCTGCTCCGTTTAGTGGATGAAAACCCTGACGTTCCCCTCGGAATCCTGAGTGGAGACCCAACAACTGCTTCTTTAGCCAGAGGCCTCATGAGCAAAAAATTGCTTTTGCTTGAGGCCAACGATGCGTTACTCAGCGGAATCACGTGA
- the atpB gene encoding F0F1 ATP synthase subunit A — protein MALLPFTLPFAELEVGHHLYWQIGNLNLHGQIFLSSWILIGALLAFVLVGTKNLSRDPKGAQNLLEFLWDYIRDLSRDQIGEKYYREWLPFIGTLFLFIFVSNWGGALIPWKVIELPEGELGAPTADINTTVAMALLVTLAYFYAGLSKKGWRFFELYVEPTPIMLPFKIIEEFTKPLSLSFRLFGNILADELAVGVLVYLVPLIVPLPVMLLGLFTSAIQALIFATLAAFYIGEGLHEAH, from the coding sequence ATGGCTTTGCTGCCTTTCACACTGCCGTTCGCCGAACTGGAGGTTGGTCACCATCTGTATTGGCAGATCGGTAACCTCAATCTGCACGGCCAGATTTTCCTCAGCTCCTGGATTTTGATCGGTGCCCTGCTCGCCTTTGTGCTTGTAGGTACTAAAAATCTTAGTCGCGATCCAAAAGGTGCGCAGAACCTTCTTGAGTTCTTGTGGGATTACATTCGTGATCTCTCTCGTGATCAGATCGGAGAGAAGTATTACCGCGAATGGCTCCCCTTTATTGGCACCCTGTTTCTGTTCATTTTTGTCAGTAATTGGGGTGGTGCACTGATCCCTTGGAAGGTGATCGAACTCCCTGAAGGAGAACTTGGAGCTCCAACCGCAGACATCAACACCACGGTGGCGATGGCTCTGCTTGTGACACTGGCTTATTTCTACGCTGGTTTGAGCAAGAAGGGTTGGAGATTCTTCGAGCTTTACGTGGAGCCGACCCCCATCATGCTCCCGTTCAAAATCATCGAGGAATTTACCAAGCCTCTATCTCTTTCTTTCCGTCTTTTCGGAAACATCCTTGCTGATGAATTAGCGGTAGGTGTGCTTGTTTATCTAGTGCCCCTGATTGTTCCCCTTCCGGTGATGTTGCTTGGCCTCTTCACCAGTGCTATTCAGGCTCTTATTTTTGCGACTCTTGCGGCCTTCTACATCGGTGAAGGTCTTCACGAAGCGCACTAG
- the atpE gene encoding ATP synthase F0 subunit C — MDSITSAASVVAAGLAVGLAAIGPGIGQGSASQGAVEGIARQPEAEGKIRGTLLLSLAFMESLTIYGLVVALVLLFANPFA, encoded by the coding sequence ATGGATTCCATCACTTCTGCAGCCTCCGTCGTTGCTGCTGGTCTGGCCGTAGGTCTGGCTGCCATCGGCCCTGGTATCGGTCAGGGCAGCGCTTCCCAAGGTGCTGTTGAAGGCATTGCTCGTCAGCCTGAAGCTGAGGGCAAGATCCGCGGCACCCTGCTGCTTTCACTGGCATTCATGGAGTCTCTGACGATTTACGGCCTTGTGGTGGCCCTGGTTCTTCTGTTCGCCAACCCATTCGCTTGA
- a CDS encoding allophycocyanin subunit alpha → MSIVSNSIINADAEARYLSPGELDQIKSFVSGGQRRLRVAQVLSESRERIVKTAGGQLFQKRPDVISPGGNAYGEEMTATCLRDMDYYLRLVTYGVVAGDVTPIEEIGVIGARELYRSLGTPLEAMAESVREMKSVAMGILTGSDAEEAGFYFDYVIGSLA, encoded by the coding sequence ATGAGCATCGTCTCCAACTCGATCATCAACGCGGATGCCGAAGCCCGCTATCTAAGCCCTGGCGAACTGGACCAAATCAAGTCCTTCGTCAGCGGTGGCCAGCGTCGCCTGCGTGTTGCCCAGGTTCTCAGCGAGAGCAGGGAGCGCATCGTCAAAACAGCAGGCGGCCAGCTTTTCCAAAAGCGTCCTGATGTCATCTCTCCAGGCGGTAACGCCTACGGAGAAGAGATGACCGCAACCTGTTTGCGGGACATGGATTACTACCTTCGCCTTGTCACCTACGGCGTCGTGGCAGGCGATGTCACTCCGATCGAAGAGATTGGCGTCATTGGTGCCCGCGAGCTGTATCGCTCCCTTGGCACTCCTCTCGAAGCCATGGCTGAGTCCGTGCGCGAAATGAAGTCAGTCGCCATGGGCATCCTCACCGGCTCAGACGCCGAAGAGGCTGGTTTTTACTTCGATTACGTGATTGGCTCCCTCGCCTAA
- a CDS encoding ATP synthase gives MESFARLQVRLMLATVIVSVVAILFAAFYFDLFVARSLLVGAVAGLFYLRLLARSVARLGGGSRQVGRFQLVVPIVLIVSAARFPQLDLLPAFVGFLLYKPALILQTVFDG, from the coding sequence ATGGAGTCTTTCGCTCGGCTTCAAGTGCGTCTGATGCTGGCCACAGTGATCGTGTCTGTCGTTGCGATTTTGTTCGCAGCGTTTTACTTCGATCTTTTTGTAGCCAGAAGCCTGCTTGTTGGAGCTGTCGCTGGTCTTTTTTACTTGCGTCTACTCGCCCGCAGCGTGGCCCGGCTCGGTGGAGGTTCCCGTCAAGTTGGTCGTTTTCAGCTCGTTGTTCCGATTGTTCTCATCGTTTCAGCAGCTCGATTTCCCCAGCTAGACCTCTTACCTGCATTTGTAGGTTTTCTCCTTTACAAGCCCGCCTTGATTCTTCAGACCGTTTTCGACGGCTGA
- a CDS encoding F0F1 ATP synthase subunit B — protein MTVLFPLIASEGGFGINLNLFETNLINLVIVIGVLYWFLKGFLGGMLERRREAILKDLQDAEKRLKTATVELSKAQEELSAAQQKAERIRQDGKARAEAIRADGEKKTIQAMAALKQDALADLTAEGARLTEQLRREAALSAIDKALTELPNRLDSKAQAKLIDSSISNLEDV, from the coding sequence ATGACTGTCCTATTTCCTTTGATCGCTTCTGAGGGTGGATTCGGAATCAACCTCAATCTCTTTGAAACCAATCTGATCAACCTGGTCATTGTGATCGGTGTTTTGTATTGGTTCCTGAAGGGATTTCTGGGGGGGATGCTCGAGCGCAGACGCGAGGCCATTCTCAAAGATCTTCAAGATGCTGAGAAGCGTTTGAAGACGGCCACGGTTGAACTGTCGAAAGCTCAAGAAGAGCTATCGGCGGCCCAGCAAAAGGCTGAAAGAATCCGTCAAGACGGCAAGGCTCGTGCTGAAGCGATTCGTGCTGATGGTGAGAAGAAAACGATTCAGGCCATGGCTGCTCTCAAGCAAGATGCCTTAGCCGACCTCACTGCAGAGGGTGCTCGACTTACGGAACAACTCCGTAGAGAAGCGGCTCTTTCCGCCATTGATAAGGCCTTGACTGAACTGCCTAATCGCCTCGACAGCAAAGCTCAAGCCAAGCTGATCGACTCTTCAATTTCTAACTTGGAGGACGTCTGA
- the apcB gene encoding allophycocyanin subunit beta, translated as MQDAITNVINKSDVQGLYLDTTSMTSLESYFASGELRVKAAATISANASSIIKDAVAKALLYSDITRPGGNMYTTRRYAACIRDLDYYLRYSTYAMLAGDTSILDERVLNGLKETYNSLGVPIGATVQAIQAMKEVTASLVGPDAGKEMGVYFDYICSGLGN; from the coding sequence ATGCAAGACGCGATTACCAACGTCATCAACAAGTCGGACGTTCAGGGCCTGTATCTGGACACCACGTCCATGACCAGCCTCGAGTCGTATTTCGCCAGCGGCGAACTGCGTGTCAAGGCTGCCGCCACCATTAGCGCTAACGCCTCTTCGATCATCAAAGATGCGGTTGCCAAGGCCTTGCTGTACTCGGACATCACACGTCCAGGCGGCAACATGTACACCACCCGTCGCTATGCAGCTTGCATTCGCGACCTGGATTACTACTTGCGCTATTCCACCTACGCGATGCTCGCTGGTGACACCTCCATCCTTGATGAGCGTGTCCTGAACGGTCTTAAGGAGACCTACAACTCCTTGGGCGTGCCGATCGGCGCAACCGTCCAAGCCATCCAAGCCATGAAGGAAGTCACGGCTTCCCTGGTCGGCCCTGATGCCGGCAAGGAGATGGGTGTCTACTTCGACTACATCTGTTCTGGTCTCGGCAACTGA
- the atpA gene encoding F0F1 ATP synthase subunit alpha: MVSIRPDEISAILKQQIEDYDKSVSVSNVGSVLQVGDGIARVYGLQQVMAGELVEFEDGTEGIALNLEDDNVGVVLMAEGLGIQEGSTVRATGKIASVPVGDAMLGRVVNPLGVAIDGKGDLATTESRLIESPAPGIIQRKSVHEPMQTGITAIDAMIPIGRGQRELIIGDRQTGKTAICIDTILNQADQDVVCVYVAIGQKAASVAQVTEVLRERGALDYTVVVAANASEPAALQYLAPYTGASIAEYFMYKGKATLVIYDDLTKQAQAYRQMSLLLRRPPGREAYPGDVFYCHSRLLERAAKLSDAMGKGSMTALPIIETQAGDVSAYIPTNVISITDGQVFLSSDLFNSGLRPAINVGISVSRVGGAAQTKAIKKIAGTLKLELAQFDELAAFSQFASDLDAATQQQLSRGKRLRELLKQSQFSPLILAEQVAIVYAGVKGLIDDVPVEEVVQFSRELREYLKSNKPEFISKIQTEKVLSPEAETTLKEAIAEVVSTMLASAN, encoded by the coding sequence ATGGTTTCCATCAGACCCGACGAGATCAGCGCCATTCTCAAGCAGCAGATCGAGGACTATGACAAGTCCGTATCGGTCAGCAACGTCGGCTCAGTCCTGCAAGTAGGCGATGGAATCGCCCGCGTTTATGGCCTGCAGCAGGTGATGGCTGGAGAGCTGGTTGAGTTCGAAGACGGCACAGAAGGGATTGCCCTCAACCTCGAAGATGACAACGTCGGCGTTGTGCTGATGGCCGAGGGCCTTGGCATTCAGGAGGGAAGCACCGTCCGAGCAACCGGCAAGATTGCTTCTGTCCCTGTCGGTGACGCCATGCTTGGCCGCGTGGTGAATCCACTCGGCGTGGCGATTGACGGCAAGGGTGACCTCGCCACCACTGAATCCCGGCTGATTGAGTCTCCTGCTCCGGGAATTATTCAGCGTAAGTCTGTTCATGAGCCAATGCAGACGGGCATCACGGCCATTGACGCCATGATTCCCATTGGCCGTGGTCAGCGAGAGCTGATCATTGGTGACCGTCAGACCGGTAAGACAGCTATATGTATCGACACGATCCTGAACCAAGCGGATCAGGATGTGGTTTGCGTCTACGTGGCGATCGGACAGAAAGCCGCTTCTGTTGCACAGGTCACGGAGGTGCTGCGCGAGCGCGGCGCTCTTGATTACACCGTCGTGGTGGCAGCTAACGCATCCGAACCTGCCGCGCTTCAGTACTTGGCCCCCTACACCGGAGCCTCGATTGCTGAGTACTTCATGTACAAAGGCAAGGCCACTTTGGTGATCTATGACGATCTGACCAAGCAAGCCCAGGCTTATCGCCAGATGTCATTGCTATTGCGTCGTCCACCCGGTCGTGAGGCTTACCCCGGTGACGTCTTCTACTGCCACAGCCGTTTGCTTGAGCGCGCTGCCAAGCTTTCTGATGCCATGGGCAAAGGTTCCATGACCGCCCTGCCGATCATTGAGACCCAGGCTGGTGACGTTTCTGCTTACATCCCTACAAACGTGATTTCGATCACGGACGGTCAGGTCTTCCTCAGTTCTGACTTGTTTAACTCCGGGCTTCGTCCAGCGATCAACGTTGGTATCTCGGTGAGTCGTGTTGGCGGTGCAGCTCAGACCAAGGCGATCAAAAAGATTGCCGGCACACTGAAGCTTGAATTGGCTCAGTTTGATGAACTGGCGGCGTTCTCTCAGTTTGCTTCCGATCTGGATGCCGCTACACAGCAGCAGCTCAGCCGAGGCAAGCGTCTTCGTGAGCTTCTCAAGCAGTCGCAGTTCAGCCCACTGATCTTGGCTGAGCAGGTGGCGATTGTTTATGCAGGTGTTAAGGGCCTGATTGATGATGTGCCCGTTGAAGAGGTTGTTCAGTTCTCCCGTGAACTGCGTGAGTACCTCAAGAGCAATAAGCCAGAGTTCATCAGCAAAATCCAAACGGAGAAGGTCTTGAGCCCTGAAGCTGAAACCACTCTCAAAGAGGCGATTGCTGAAGTTGTGTCCACCATGCTGGCCTCCGCCAACTGA
- the atpH gene encoding ATP synthase F1 subunit delta, giving the protein MPLLNSLATPYADALLQVTDVRQESEEVASQCKDLLAAWESSEPLRDAMTSPVLEPDAKKKALTSLLSEQVAPSLLNLLKVLADRQRLPALEAVLLRYLELYRESRNIALAHVRAAQPLSEEQQASLTAKVQSMAGTNAVEIDLKVDPSLIGGFVVNLGSQVIDASLSGQVRRLGLALAKAS; this is encoded by the coding sequence ATGCCTCTTTTAAATTCTCTTGCAACCCCTTACGCAGATGCTCTGCTTCAGGTCACTGACGTTCGTCAGGAATCTGAAGAAGTTGCCTCTCAGTGCAAGGACCTTCTCGCTGCTTGGGAGTCTTCAGAGCCTCTTCGTGATGCGATGACATCTCCTGTTCTTGAGCCTGATGCCAAGAAGAAAGCTCTAACCAGCCTTCTTTCGGAACAAGTTGCACCTTCGCTGTTGAACTTGCTCAAGGTTTTGGCAGATCGCCAACGTCTTCCGGCTCTGGAGGCAGTGCTTCTTCGTTATCTCGAGCTCTATAGAGAGTCTCGGAATATCGCCCTAGCGCATGTTCGCGCTGCTCAGCCTCTTTCAGAAGAGCAGCAGGCCTCATTGACCGCCAAAGTCCAGTCAATGGCTGGAACCAATGCTGTTGAAATCGATCTCAAGGTCGATCCTTCATTGATTGGTGGCTTTGTCGTCAACCTCGGTTCTCAGGTGATCGATGCCAGCCTCTCCGGTCAGGTTCGTCGCCTTGGTCTTGCACTCGCTAAGGCGAGCTGA
- a CDS encoding phycobilisome rod-core linker polypeptide, whose translation MTVTASSGSPRVSPQLYDTLPLSSVRQAEQQDRFPDGGELDTLITFFRSGNDRLDAARLLASNAESIVARAANRIFVGGTPLSFLEEPLSTGEVAATDATPLAADQVAFQDSVRTFTGTESGNTSGNFISRLLQGSDDGDVRVVLPTGFTAISVAKYGPGNMRKSVRDLGWFLRYVGYALVAGDPSILAVNTRGLRDVLEKGCSLVATNVALQEMRAAAAALLRERPEARRLAIECFDVLLKELAIATPSTRQKLGSAVRQGLQLPAIYALAAETAQRFEMRPGLSGAEKAEVVRAAYRQVFERDIAKGYSQTPCAVEASQLVQGKLSMREFIRALGKSKEYRTQFYGPFVNSRVVELAYRHFLGRGISSLEEFRKAFSIVSNQGLNGLVDVLINGAEYAQTFGEETVPYLRDLGEEAQESAGWGSNRRLFRFSAPFESAPQYVTLYASYRQPLGDQHVYGGGNDPIGNQYGAIFPSATASVSTRPAPFGYDTRRLLVSNGLAQPGQMDSPQFRGSRPRRLGPTVVRLQQIATGGNSVPRRGGQPSIRGTESSTQAVIKAVYVQVLGNTGYSGERVESAENRLENGDINLREFIRQVACSNPFRRRYWDGLYITKAIEVMHRRLLGRPTFGRWEIDALFDTAARKGFYGVVDALISSKEFSDCFGDDTVPYERFITPKDLTVRRAPGLCREVKVEKLTDTTLRQRPDPIRNNKFFGTGDLTTRNLKPVGSIPSLWSANVSNATPSAQWTNLMRSRGAQSTSGTSPFASPISRTIGSSTPNTSEARLRAALATGEPDGYRFRGGLPAPAMLRRPADESELRQVIDATYQQLLNRVPLENQRMLVAESKLRDGQIDLDEFVEAVALGEDFQERLYCMAPLRAATAASLALLGRASTPSETSRFLRIRFESGQPAAVSEVLAQRSESKEPSSVPSLDGMNTQPGVPQETITRTASLYRGPAGMSPPPRKAL comes from the coding sequence ATGACAGTGACCGCTAGTAGCGGCAGCCCAAGGGTTTCCCCTCAGCTGTACGACACCCTGCCGCTCTCCAGTGTCCGTCAGGCTGAGCAACAAGACCGCTTCCCAGACGGTGGTGAGCTCGACACCCTGATCACTTTTTTCCGAAGTGGAAATGATCGGCTTGACGCAGCCCGACTCTTAGCGAGCAACGCGGAGTCCATCGTGGCCCGTGCCGCCAATCGAATTTTTGTAGGCGGAACCCCTCTCTCGTTTCTGGAAGAACCTCTAAGCACTGGAGAGGTGGCAGCCACGGACGCCACTCCTTTGGCCGCTGATCAGGTTGCATTCCAAGACTCGGTTCGCACCTTTACGGGCACTGAATCCGGCAATACCAGCGGTAATTTCATCAGCAGACTGCTTCAGGGCAGCGACGACGGCGATGTACGCGTCGTTTTACCAACGGGCTTTACCGCCATCAGCGTGGCGAAATATGGCCCAGGAAATATGCGCAAATCGGTGCGCGACCTGGGTTGGTTCCTTCGCTACGTCGGCTACGCCTTAGTAGCGGGAGACCCGAGCATTCTCGCGGTCAATACAAGAGGGTTGAGAGACGTGCTCGAAAAGGGCTGCTCTCTCGTCGCAACAAACGTGGCACTGCAAGAAATGCGTGCTGCTGCTGCGGCCCTTTTGAGAGAGCGCCCTGAAGCACGCCGACTCGCGATCGAATGCTTTGACGTTCTGCTCAAAGAGCTTGCTATCGCTACGCCTTCAACGCGCCAGAAGCTCGGAAGCGCTGTTCGACAAGGGCTTCAACTCCCTGCCATCTATGCCCTAGCTGCTGAAACGGCTCAGCGCTTTGAAATGCGGCCTGGACTGTCTGGAGCTGAAAAAGCAGAGGTGGTTCGTGCCGCCTATCGGCAGGTGTTTGAACGTGACATCGCCAAGGGCTACTCACAAACACCCTGTGCAGTGGAAGCCAGCCAGCTCGTCCAAGGCAAACTTTCCATGCGCGAATTCATTCGTGCGCTCGGAAAGAGCAAGGAATACAGAACTCAGTTTTACGGTCCCTTCGTCAACAGCAGGGTCGTCGAGCTGGCTTACAGGCATTTCCTTGGACGAGGGATCAGTTCTCTCGAAGAGTTCCGAAAGGCCTTCTCGATCGTCAGCAATCAAGGCCTCAACGGTCTTGTCGACGTGCTGATTAATGGTGCCGAGTATGCCCAAACCTTCGGAGAGGAAACAGTTCCTTACCTGCGTGATCTCGGGGAAGAGGCCCAGGAAAGTGCTGGCTGGGGTTCCAATCGCCGCTTGTTCCGATTCAGCGCTCCCTTCGAATCTGCGCCGCAATACGTCACCCTCTATGCGTCGTACCGCCAACCCCTAGGAGACCAGCACGTCTATGGCGGCGGCAATGATCCGATTGGCAATCAATACGGAGCCATTTTTCCGTCTGCCACGGCATCTGTTTCCACACGCCCAGCACCTTTCGGATACGACACCCGTCGTCTGCTTGTGAGCAATGGGCTTGCCCAGCCTGGGCAGATGGATAGTCCCCAGTTCCGCGGCAGCCGACCACGCCGACTTGGGCCCACGGTTGTCCGCTTGCAACAGATCGCCACTGGGGGCAATTCCGTGCCCCGTCGAGGCGGACAACCAAGCATCCGTGGAACAGAATCCAGCACCCAGGCTGTCATTAAAGCCGTCTACGTGCAGGTTCTCGGAAACACCGGATATTCCGGAGAGAGGGTTGAAAGCGCCGAAAACAGACTCGAAAATGGCGATATCAACTTGCGTGAGTTCATTCGCCAAGTTGCCTGCTCTAACCCCTTCCGACGTCGCTATTGGGACGGCCTCTACATCACGAAGGCCATCGAAGTGATGCATCGCCGATTACTTGGTCGTCCCACCTTTGGTCGCTGGGAAATTGATGCGCTGTTTGACACCGCAGCTCGCAAAGGCTTCTACGGCGTTGTTGATGCCCTGATTAGCAGCAAAGAGTTTTCCGACTGCTTCGGAGATGACACGGTTCCCTATGAACGGTTCATTACTCCGAAAGACCTGACTGTGAGGCGCGCTCCTGGGCTTTGCCGAGAAGTGAAGGTTGAAAAACTGACTGATACAACCTTGCGCCAGCGGCCTGATCCCATTCGAAACAACAAGTTCTTTGGGACTGGAGACCTCACGACACGCAACCTGAAGCCAGTGGGATCGATCCCTTCCCTTTGGAGTGCCAACGTCAGCAACGCAACGCCTTCAGCGCAGTGGACCAACCTGATGCGTTCCCGTGGGGCACAAAGCACCTCAGGAACATCCCCGTTTGCATCACCAATCAGTCGAACGATTGGCAGCTCTACCCCCAATACATCGGAAGCTCGTCTGCGGGCAGCCTTAGCCACTGGCGAGCCCGACGGATATCGCTTCCGTGGAGGATTGCCAGCACCGGCCATGCTGCGAAGACCCGCTGATGAAAGCGAGCTGCGCCAAGTCATCGATGCCACTTACCAGCAACTTCTCAATAGGGTTCCACTCGAAAATCAACGGATGCTCGTCGCCGAGTCCAAACTGCGCGATGGTCAGATCGACCTTGATGAATTCGTTGAAGCCGTTGCCCTCGGAGAGGACTTCCAAGAGCGTTTGTACTGCATGGCACCCCTGCGAGCAGCCACCGCTGCGTCGTTGGCCCTTCTCGGACGAGCCTCAACGCCATCTGAAACGAGTCGATTCCTGAGAATCAGATTTGAATCAGGTCAGCCAGCAGCCGTCAGTGAAGTCTTGGCCCAGAGGAGTGAATCCAAGGAGCCATCAAGCGTTCCGAGTCTCGATGGAATGAACACCCAACCGGGTGTTCCTCAGGAGACAATCACCCGCACTGCATCTCTTTACCGAGGCCCAGCGGGGATGTCGCCGCCACCACGAAAAGCCCTTTAA
- a CDS encoding F0F1 ATP synthase subunit B' has translation MTWLLFAEAAVPEGGLFDLDATLPLMALQVVLLTFLLNSLFFRPVGKVVEDREGYINTSRADAKQKLEQVRRLEADLQDQLRGARQAAQSAIVEAETEVDALYREALATAETEANRTREQARKEIESQRESAQSKLMAQVDQLSSQIIERLLAA, from the coding sequence ATGACCTGGCTTCTGTTCGCTGAAGCGGCGGTTCCGGAGGGAGGTCTCTTTGACCTCGATGCCACCTTGCCTTTAATGGCTCTTCAGGTGGTTCTCCTAACCTTTCTGCTCAATTCTCTGTTCTTCCGGCCGGTTGGCAAGGTCGTGGAAGATCGTGAGGGATATATCAATACGAGTCGTGCTGACGCCAAGCAAAAGCTTGAGCAAGTTCGTCGTCTCGAGGCCGACCTTCAAGATCAACTTCGAGGCGCTAGACAGGCTGCGCAGTCAGCCATTGTTGAAGCAGAAACGGAAGTTGACGCTCTCTACCGCGAGGCACTAGCTACAGCGGAAACTGAAGCGAATCGCACCCGAGAACAAGCTCGTAAAGAAATTGAGTCTCAACGTGAATCTGCTCAGTCAAAGTTGATGGCACAGGTTGATCAACTCAGCTCCCAGATCATTGAACGACTGCTAGCTGCCTGA
- a CDS encoding F0F1 ATP synthase subunit gamma has translation MANLKEIRDRIKSVKNTRKITEAMRLVAAAKVRRAQEQVLRSRPFADRLARLLENLQARMRFEDADAPLLEQRPVETITLMAVTGDRGLCGGYNSNIIKRTEKRFAELQSQGYKVTLVLIGRKAISYFTNRSYPIQATFTGLEQVPTADEAGSIASEIFAEFLSQASDRVEIIFTKFINLVSCKPVVQTLLPLDPQGIAEAEDEIFRLTTKEGRLSVETGSAPDNSQPPLPSDIVFEQSPDQLLNALLPLYLQNQLLRSLQESAASELASRMTAMNNASDNAKELAKTLTLDYNKARQAAITQEILEVVGGSAAAGA, from the coding sequence ATGGCAAATCTCAAAGAGATCCGGGACCGGATTAAATCGGTCAAGAACACCCGCAAGATCACCGAGGCCATGCGCCTCGTGGCTGCGGCCAAAGTTCGTCGAGCCCAAGAGCAAGTCCTGCGCAGCCGTCCGTTTGCTGATCGGCTCGCACGTTTGCTTGAAAACCTCCAAGCGCGGATGCGCTTTGAAGATGCTGATGCTCCCTTGCTGGAACAGCGTCCTGTTGAAACCATCACCTTGATGGCCGTTACTGGCGACCGTGGTCTTTGCGGTGGTTACAACTCCAATATCATCAAGCGCACTGAAAAGCGTTTCGCTGAGCTTCAGAGCCAGGGTTACAAGGTGACTCTTGTGTTGATTGGACGCAAAGCAATCAGCTATTTCACCAACCGTAGTTATCCCATTCAAGCTACGTTTACGGGCTTGGAGCAAGTACCTACTGCTGATGAAGCTGGGTCTATTGCTAGCGAAATCTTTGCTGAGTTTCTTTCTCAGGCATCAGATCGAGTTGAGATTATTTTCACCAAGTTCATCAACTTGGTGAGCTGTAAGCCAGTAGTGCAAACGCTTCTGCCTCTTGATCCCCAAGGGATTGCTGAGGCCGAAGATGAAATCTTCAGGCTTACAACAAAAGAAGGTCGCTTGTCTGTTGAAACAGGAAGTGCACCTGATAATTCACAGCCTCCTTTGCCTTCCGACATCGTCTTCGAGCAAAGTCCTGATCAACTGTTGAATGCGTTGTTGCCTTTGTATCTGCAAAATCAACTCTTGCGTTCCCTGCAGGAATCAGCAGCATCCGAGCTGGCAAGCCGAATGACGGCAATGAATAATGCCAGTGACAATGCCAAGGAGTTGGCTAAGACCCTGACTCTTGACTACAACAAGGCACGTCAGGCAGCCATTACCCAGGAAATTCTGGAAGTGGTGGGTGGCTCTGCAGCAGCAGGCGCCTAA